One genomic segment of Chitinophaga parva includes these proteins:
- a CDS encoding transposase domain-containing protein — protein sequence MYNKLCQRLKKLHDINPFEWMKSVLEKIPAHQINKVADLLPHRWAAAQ from the coding sequence TTGTATAATAAACTGTGTCAAAGGTTAAAAAAACTGCATGACATTAACCCCTTCGAATGGATGAAGTCCGTACTGGAGAAAATACCGGCTCATCAGATCAATAAGGTGGCTGATCTTTTACCTCACCGTTGGGCCGCTGCGCAATAA
- a CDS encoding outer membrane beta-barrel protein has protein sequence MEVGNKAIYRSFQYTGLLRWVSVVIIIITSSGGVLAQKSKGILLAQVRDSAHNFAMQAATVSIYNVATKQLVSYQLSDNFGRVEFRGLPTDTALFYIATNIGYAPLKNVFTIPGTSAELNIGTINMMRKAVSLKEITITGEPPPVQMHADTLEFNAEAFKLDSNAVMEDLLKKLPGITIWSDGVITVNGKKVNKLLVDGKVFFDSGGKIALQNLSKDAIKKVQVYEDKSGSDLLDVKTNMNVVLKDNKKDGYFGKVGVGVGTNGRYDGDAMISYFSPKDQVSIVGAINNLNKSANNANTLIAINSYKGSELNNDYVSDFSKPGILVYKAFGVTLLHDFNKRRRNTVDTNNLKVEYFLNNNNNIGNERLNTVFTLGLNEQLHQTTKNNSSSKTLGQFFRTEYNKTFDHSRLSASYKFFHNTEDISSDLNTQSVEESGQISSEQHDAQQSRNKTTGHEGGIDFKTNRYTDHVSHRSKSVDMTLSYFFSDNHTENDRVRLSDLVAIDTVQNKHFNRHYFTNTNLLYNSIANSLNDVLRLTGNEKPAFKVDMKNFLSYSLRRQTDVVADYSTTFGQYLRNDSLTNEINVRVIDYKPGLYFTKFIVNKLSNRYRKSWQFDLFSQGEIYNFNSTSPRRFQNLNQSYFYFVPTAGVEYTNDQFNSFRKLLSLKYLTSVLYPDLQQLAPLVDDANVSFLSFGNSRLKPSYSHDLEFKYHYDNKTSNDPFQGELSAKAGLTDNFITDSSYYDLLGRIIYFPINVSGEHHGSLGGSLQKAFKRNAHQLQVSGRTRFGISTHQSSINGDFYQIKSHLWTADAGLTYSFKELTAQLGESYFNNSSNRPGTNDYQYSSVKTYVSFTIIMSNGLFFDSRIDFNKSWSTNVDNLFFNIWNANLGCRFLKARNLEIKMSGLDLLHQNKNIVSYISNNSISTGTVNVLQQYFMLTLAYYPRKFGLKVKAD, from the coding sequence ATGGAAGTCGGAAATAAAGCAATATATAGAAGTTTTCAATACACCGGTTTGTTGAGGTGGGTTTCTGTGGTTATAATTATAATCACTTCCAGTGGAGGTGTCCTTGCGCAAAAGTCTAAAGGCATATTATTAGCCCAGGTACGCGATAGCGCTCATAATTTTGCCATGCAGGCTGCCACCGTATCTATTTATAATGTCGCAACAAAACAGTTAGTAAGTTATCAGTTGTCCGATAATTTTGGACGGGTTGAGTTTAGAGGATTACCCACTGATACTGCCTTATTTTACATTGCGACCAACATCGGCTATGCGCCATTGAAGAATGTGTTTACCATACCAGGAACCTCAGCGGAATTAAATATTGGCACAATAAATATGATGCGCAAAGCCGTTTCACTGAAGGAAATTACCATAACAGGGGAGCCTCCACCCGTTCAAATGCATGCCGATACATTAGAGTTCAACGCGGAGGCATTTAAACTGGACTCCAACGCGGTAATGGAAGATTTATTGAAGAAACTTCCGGGTATAACTATCTGGAGCGACGGAGTAATAACGGTAAATGGGAAGAAAGTAAACAAATTATTAGTGGATGGCAAAGTTTTTTTTGATTCCGGTGGTAAGATCGCGCTACAAAATCTGTCAAAAGATGCAATAAAGAAGGTTCAAGTATATGAGGATAAAAGTGGGTCGGACCTGCTAGATGTCAAGACCAACATGAACGTAGTGTTGAAGGACAATAAAAAGGATGGTTATTTTGGTAAGGTTGGAGTGGGCGTCGGAACAAACGGTAGATATGATGGGGATGCGATGATCAGTTATTTTTCACCGAAGGATCAGGTAAGTATAGTAGGTGCTATTAATAACCTGAACAAATCTGCAAATAATGCCAATACTTTGATAGCAATTAACTCATATAAAGGTTCGGAGCTCAATAACGATTATGTCTCAGACTTTTCAAAACCGGGAATACTCGTTTACAAAGCATTCGGAGTTACGTTATTGCATGATTTTAATAAAAGAAGGAGAAATACTGTAGATACAAATAACCTGAAGGTCGAGTATTTTTTAAACAACAATAATAATATTGGGAATGAAAGATTGAACACGGTTTTTACGTTGGGCCTCAACGAGCAATTGCATCAGACAACGAAAAATAATTCATCGTCCAAGACCCTCGGTCAATTTTTTCGCACGGAATACAATAAAACGTTTGACCATAGCAGGTTATCGGCCTCCTACAAATTTTTTCATAATACTGAGGATATCTCCAGCGACTTAAATACCCAATCCGTAGAAGAAAGTGGACAAATTTCAAGTGAGCAACACGATGCGCAGCAAAGTCGTAACAAGACGACTGGCCACGAGGGAGGTATCGATTTCAAGACTAATAGATACACGGACCATGTCTCGCATAGAAGTAAGTCGGTCGATATGACGCTTAGCTACTTTTTTTCCGATAATCATACGGAAAATGATCGTGTTCGGCTATCTGATTTAGTGGCTATTGATACCGTGCAGAATAAGCATTTTAATAGGCATTATTTTACAAATACCAACTTGCTATATAACAGCATAGCTAACAGTTTAAATGATGTATTGAGATTGACCGGAAATGAAAAGCCAGCGTTTAAGGTTGATATGAAGAACTTTTTATCATATTCTTTAAGGCGGCAGACAGACGTTGTTGCAGATTACTCCACTACCTTTGGCCAATACCTGAGAAACGACAGCCTGACCAATGAAATCAATGTTCGTGTTATCGATTACAAACCAGGTTTGTATTTCACTAAATTTATTGTCAATAAATTATCTAATAGATATAGAAAATCCTGGCAGTTTGATCTCTTTTCGCAAGGCGAGATTTACAATTTCAATAGCACATCTCCACGGCGATTTCAAAACCTGAATCAATCTTATTTTTATTTTGTGCCAACAGCAGGTGTGGAATATACTAACGATCAGTTTAATAGTTTCAGGAAATTACTTTCGTTAAAATATTTGACGAGCGTACTTTACCCAGATCTACAGCAACTGGCGCCTTTAGTAGATGATGCTAATGTTTCTTTTCTCAGTTTTGGTAATAGTCGGTTAAAACCATCTTATTCACATGATTTGGAATTCAAATATCACTATGATAATAAAACTTCTAATGATCCGTTTCAGGGTGAACTAAGCGCTAAAGCTGGGCTTACTGACAATTTCATAACTGACAGTAGTTACTATGATCTACTTGGTAGGATCATCTATTTTCCCATAAACGTATCAGGCGAACACCATGGATCACTGGGTGGATCATTGCAAAAGGCATTTAAAAGGAATGCACATCAATTGCAAGTTTCTGGTAGGACAAGATTCGGCATTTCAACTCATCAATCCAGTATCAATGGGGATTTTTACCAAATAAAATCCCATCTATGGACGGCGGATGCTGGCCTTACTTATAGTTTTAAAGAACTGACAGCACAACTGGGAGAGTCGTATTTTAATAATTCAAGCAATAGGCCAGGAACAAATGACTACCAATACAGTAGTGTGAAGACGTATGTTTCGTTTACAATTATTATGTCAAATGGTTTGTTCTTTGATTCCAGGATCGATTTTAACAAGAGTTGGTCTACCAATGTAGACAATCTGTTTTTTAATATATGGAATGCAAATTTGGGGTGTCGATTTTTGAAAGCTCGAAATTTAGAAATTAAGATGTCAGGGCTTGATCTATTACATCAAAATAAAAACATTGTTAGCTATATTAGCAATAATAGCATCAGTACTGGTACAGTGAATGTGCTGCAACAGTATTTTATGCTTACCCTGGCTTACTACCCTAGAAAATTTGGGCTGAAAGTAAAAGCTGATTAA
- a CDS encoding helix-turn-helix domain-containing protein, whose translation MEYQAKYITENIKLSCYEDKFFKSDIMFEDHMLIWFISGETKIVQAEGTYMFNKGDIFLIPRNQLATIINYPKDGLPHKTVVMHLTTEWLRDFYERIKVKPKAAGAQKIRHFNNHPLLESCLSSLIPYFDMKDLPENIAHLKITEAVSILRSIDPEIDDMLANFEEPGKINLADYMEKNFMFHMPLEKFGYLTGRSLTTFKRDFKKTFDTTPQKWLTQKRLELAHYQFVEKKKKPIDVCYEVGFENLSHFSFAFKKHFGYAPTELLAAER comes from the coding sequence ATGGAGTATCAAGCTAAATATATCACCGAAAACATCAAGTTGTCCTGCTACGAGGACAAGTTCTTTAAATCGGACATCATGTTCGAGGACCACATGCTGATCTGGTTCATTTCCGGTGAAACCAAGATCGTGCAGGCGGAAGGAACGTATATGTTCAACAAGGGAGATATTTTCCTGATACCCAGGAACCAGCTGGCCACGATCATCAATTACCCGAAAGACGGGTTACCGCATAAAACCGTGGTGATGCATCTGACCACGGAATGGTTGCGGGATTTCTACGAAAGAATTAAAGTGAAGCCTAAAGCGGCGGGCGCGCAAAAAATCCGGCATTTCAATAATCACCCGTTGCTGGAAAGCTGCTTGTCTTCCCTGATACCGTATTTCGATATGAAAGACCTGCCGGAGAACATCGCTCATCTTAAGATCACGGAAGCGGTGAGCATCCTGCGTTCGATAGATCCGGAGATAGATGACATGCTCGCGAATTTCGAGGAGCCGGGCAAGATCAACCTCGCAGATTACATGGAAAAGAATTTCATGTTTCACATGCCGTTGGAAAAATTCGGTTACCTCACGGGCAGAAGCCTCACCACTTTCAAAAGGGATTTCAAGAAAACATTCGATACCACGCCGCAGAAATGGTTGACCCAAAAGCGGCTGGAGCTGGCGCATTACCAGTTTGTGGAGAAAAAGAAGAAGCCTATAGATGTATGTTATGAAGTAGGGTTTGAAAATCTTTCTCATTTCTCGTTCGCGTTCAAGAAGCATTTTGGGTATGCCCCTACGGAATTGTTGGCGGCGGAAAGATAA
- a CDS encoding glucose 1-dehydrogenase has translation MQNLYGKVALITGGNSGIGYSTAKDLAANGAQVIITGRRKEAVENAAKELGATALLADQTKMADIEALAASVAQQFGKIDILVINAGVSKLTTIENATEQLFDEVMNVNLKGAYFTLSRFIPVLNDGASVVFISSSSASKCTPQTSVYMASKAAINALIQVAAIELAPRRIRVNAVSPGPFATEIMEKAGLSDPKIQEFIVSGVPLGRLGIPTEAGKLISFLASDDAAFITGAEYMIDGGQSLNK, from the coding sequence ATGCAAAACTTATACGGAAAAGTTGCCCTCATTACCGGTGGCAACAGCGGGATCGGTTATTCCACGGCAAAAGACCTGGCCGCAAACGGCGCACAGGTGATCATCACAGGCAGAAGAAAAGAAGCTGTTGAAAACGCAGCGAAGGAACTGGGCGCAACGGCCCTGTTAGCCGATCAAACTAAAATGGCGGATATTGAAGCACTTGCAGCCAGCGTTGCGCAACAGTTTGGGAAGATCGACATCCTGGTGATAAATGCCGGCGTTTCAAAGCTGACAACGATAGAAAACGCTACTGAACAGTTATTCGACGAAGTGATGAACGTAAACCTGAAAGGTGCTTACTTTACACTAAGCCGGTTCATACCTGTACTGAATGACGGCGCATCCGTTGTGTTCATCTCCTCCTCTTCCGCCTCTAAATGCACACCGCAAACATCCGTTTATATGGCCAGCAAAGCCGCCATCAATGCGCTGATACAGGTAGCGGCGATAGAACTGGCACCGCGCAGGATCCGGGTGAACGCAGTAAGCCCCGGCCCATTCGCAACCGAGATCATGGAAAAGGCCGGTCTATCCGATCCAAAGATCCAGGAATTCATTGTTTCCGGCGTACCGCTGGGCAGGCTGGGCATTCCCACCGAAGCGGGCAAGCTGATCAGCTTCCTGGCCAGTGATGACGCGGCTTTCATTACAGGCGCAGAATATATGATAGATGGTGGTCAGTCCTTAAATAAATAA
- a CDS encoding glycosyltransferase family 9 protein, whose protein sequence is MPATNKPRTILAIRLSALGDAAMTIPVIREMLAADPQLQVVLVTNQRWLALGQGIDRLHLVGADVKGRHQGVPGLYRLYREIRKAYHISAVADLHGVLRARILRTFFLLSGKKVAVIDKGRAEKKALTRQEHKILQPLKTTVQRYRDVFAQLGIQGITVTPIRNNALSGKVQAITGIKGAGERWIGIAPFATYREKMYPLERMEAVMNVLGTDPGCKVFLFGGGPGEIQQLAALAADNPNVVCAAGKFSLEEELAMVAQLDVMVSMDSANMHLASLKGTPVVSVWGATHPYAGFMGYGQSAADAAQIVLECRPCSVFGNKPCFRGDHACMEWLEPMVIVDHVRKVLARGG, encoded by the coding sequence ATGCCGGCAACAAATAAACCACGTACCATACTGGCCATCCGCCTGAGTGCCCTGGGCGATGCCGCCATGACCATTCCCGTGATCCGGGAGATGCTGGCGGCCGATCCGCAACTGCAGGTAGTACTGGTGACCAACCAGCGCTGGCTGGCGCTGGGGCAGGGGATAGACCGCCTGCACCTGGTGGGGGCCGATGTAAAGGGCCGCCACCAGGGCGTGCCGGGCCTGTACCGCTTGTACCGCGAGATCCGCAAAGCTTATCACATCAGCGCAGTGGCCGACCTGCACGGGGTATTGCGGGCCCGCATCCTGCGGACCTTCTTTTTGCTCAGCGGCAAAAAGGTGGCGGTGATAGACAAGGGAAGGGCAGAAAAAAAGGCACTGACCCGCCAGGAGCATAAAATACTGCAACCGCTTAAAACCACGGTACAACGTTACCGCGATGTGTTTGCCCAGCTGGGCATACAGGGTATAACGGTGACGCCTATACGCAATAACGCACTCTCTGGAAAAGTACAAGCTATTACTGGTATAAAAGGTGCGGGGGAGCGTTGGATCGGCATTGCGCCCTTTGCTACTTACCGCGAAAAAATGTATCCGCTGGAGCGCATGGAAGCGGTGATGAATGTGCTGGGGACCGACCCGGGATGCAAGGTGTTCCTGTTTGGCGGTGGACCGGGAGAGATACAGCAGCTGGCTGCACTGGCAGCGGATAATCCTAATGTGGTGTGTGCTGCCGGCAAGTTTTCGCTGGAAGAAGAGCTGGCCATGGTGGCGCAACTGGATGTGATGGTGAGTATGGATTCTGCGAACATGCACCTGGCTTCGCTAAAGGGCACACCGGTAGTGTCTGTTTGGGGCGCTACGCACCCGTACGCCGGGTTTATGGGATATGGGCAATCAGCGGCGGATGCGGCGCAGATCGTGCTGGAATGCAGGCCTTGCTCCGTGTTTGGGAATAAGCCTTGTTTCCGGGGGGACCATGCGTGTATGGAGTGGCTGGAACCCATGGTGATCGTGGATCATGTGAGGAAGGTGCTGGCGCGGGGTGGGTGA
- a CDS encoding OmpH family outer membrane protein, translated as MYTLQQLVKKGMLALFVAGGMTACKNQGNNTTPPAGAAAPATTTAAASSFKIAYVDLDSLEAHFDYFIQKKKELEQKQEAMDNELNANANALRNEIQQFQAKANTMTQNEGESIQRALYGKQQELEQKRQNLAQKYAAQESQFNDELQKKLDAFLQTYNADKRYAYIFSFRAGASNILYHDQAYDITADVIKGMNTK; from the coding sequence ATGTACACATTGCAACAACTTGTGAAAAAAGGAATGCTGGCTTTGTTCGTAGCCGGTGGTATGACTGCTTGTAAAAACCAGGGCAACAACACCACGCCTCCTGCTGGTGCTGCTGCTCCCGCTACAACGACCGCTGCCGCCAGCAGCTTCAAAATTGCTTACGTGGACCTTGATTCCCTGGAAGCACATTTCGATTATTTCATCCAAAAGAAAAAAGAACTGGAGCAAAAACAGGAAGCAATGGATAATGAGCTGAATGCAAATGCCAATGCCCTGCGTAATGAGATACAACAGTTCCAGGCCAAGGCAAACACCATGACCCAGAACGAAGGAGAGTCCATCCAGCGTGCCCTGTATGGCAAACAGCAGGAACTGGAGCAGAAGCGCCAGAACCTGGCCCAAAAATATGCTGCGCAGGAGTCACAATTCAACGACGAGCTGCAGAAAAAACTGGACGCGTTCCTGCAAACCTATAATGCAGACAAGCGTTACGCCTACATCTTCTCTTTCCGTGCCGGCGCCAGCAACATCCTGTATCACGACCAGGCATACGACATTACGGCCGACGTGATCAAAGGCATGAACACTAAATAA
- a CDS encoding DUF4397 domain-containing protein, with amino-acid sequence MKPFCYLLAFLALAITWTACKSDTDIIPQTHGNVMVFNAVPGNVGYNLISVFVDTTQIANMLKTGDTSAFSTFRSQLYPVYIHAADNDTSIQTEMTIRNNHNFSFFLVYDTLPLQGQPKYTGLLTDDTLRRPEVNTVRLRVIDLGKTLLGQGDTASIQPITIAMDYDTALLYNGMSFRQVGDFRTVAPGPHKLYFRTFYDSVWVRRDSLAVNLVSDNNYTVYTSGSLMRNDQFKAFIYRHWR; translated from the coding sequence ATGAAGCCGTTTTGCTACCTACTTGCCTTCCTTGCCCTGGCCATCACCTGGACAGCCTGCAAGAGCGATACTGACATCATCCCACAGACCCACGGCAACGTCATGGTGTTCAACGCAGTGCCCGGAAACGTGGGCTACAACCTGATCAGCGTGTTTGTAGACACCACCCAGATTGCCAACATGCTGAAGACCGGCGATACCAGCGCTTTTTCTACCTTCCGCTCCCAGCTTTACCCCGTGTATATCCACGCGGCGGATAATGACACCAGTATACAGACGGAAATGACCATCCGTAACAACCACAACTTCTCTTTCTTCCTGGTATATGACACGCTACCGCTGCAAGGCCAGCCTAAGTATACCGGCCTGCTCACAGACGATACCCTGCGGCGCCCCGAGGTGAATACCGTGCGCCTGCGTGTGATAGACCTTGGTAAAACCCTGCTGGGCCAGGGCGATACGGCCAGCATACAGCCCATTACCATCGCCATGGACTATGACACGGCCTTGTTGTACAATGGTATGAGCTTCCGCCAGGTGGGCGACTTCCGCACCGTTGCCCCCGGCCCGCACAAGCTGTACTTCCGGACCTTCTACGATTCTGTATGGGTACGCCGGGACAGCCTGGCGGTAAACCTGGTGTCTGACAACAACTACACCGTGTACACCTCCGGGAGCCTGATGCGCAATGACCAGTTCAAAGCCTTTATTTACCGGCACTGGCGTTGA
- a CDS encoding DUF4254 domain-containing protein, with the protein MFTTICQQVFSKSITDYHVKDDVYAHMENPYEKTSIEHLLYAKNWIDTVQWHLEDIIRDPLIDPVEALKIKRWIDRSNQERTDMVEYIDSYFLEQYKAVTPAADASINTESPAWAVDRLSILALKIYHMEEETRREDATEAHREACQRKLDVLLTQRTDLSGAIEALLEDIAAGRKYMKVYKQMKMYNDPSLNPVLYAGNK; encoded by the coding sequence ATGTTTACAACGATTTGTCAGCAGGTATTCAGCAAGAGCATTACCGATTATCATGTGAAGGACGACGTATACGCCCACATGGAAAACCCTTATGAAAAGACCAGCATTGAGCACTTACTGTATGCCAAGAACTGGATAGACACGGTGCAGTGGCACCTGGAAGATATTATCCGTGATCCGCTGATTGACCCCGTGGAAGCCCTGAAAATAAAGCGCTGGATAGACCGCTCCAACCAGGAGCGCACCGATATGGTAGAATACATCGACAGTTATTTCCTGGAGCAATATAAAGCAGTTACGCCTGCGGCGGATGCTTCCATCAACACGGAGAGCCCCGCCTGGGCGGTAGACCGCCTGTCTATCCTGGCGTTGAAGATCTATCACATGGAAGAGGAAACCCGCCGTGAGGATGCAACGGAAGCCCACCGCGAGGCCTGCCAGCGCAAGCTGGATGTGCTGCTTACCCAGCGCACAGACCTTTCCGGTGCTATTGAAGCCCTGCTGGAGGACATTGCCGCAGGCCGTAAGTACATGAAGGTGTACAAACAAATGAAGATGTATAACGACCCTTCATTGAACCCTGTGCTGTATGCCGGCAACAAATAA
- a CDS encoding Imm74 family immunity protein: protein MNQPIKITGTRSYILVEFGSKSVKIEGELTLTPAFYASIRSIKNWESPHQDMEISPAERKEIIDQVLAQNNPDFKIIFVE from the coding sequence ATGAATCAACCGATAAAAATCACTGGCACTCGTTCATACATCCTCGTTGAGTTTGGCTCAAAGAGCGTTAAAATTGAAGGCGAACTAACCTTAACCCCAGCATTCTACGCTTCGATCAGGTCAATTAAAAACTGGGAAAGCCCACATCAAGACATGGAAATATCTCCCGCAGAAAGAAAAGAGATCATAGATCAGGTGCTTGCTCAAAACAATCCTGATTTTAAAATTATTTTTGTGGAGTAG
- a CDS encoding 6-bladed beta-propeller — protein MKLKCYTTLLLLFLINGTGFAQDIVPTDTTKVSILRIDPSNAMGGNVSDVFSLVNYIPLETTSESIFGNISQLEILNGYYIILDYDKNAIFIFTLNGKYHSKIQGKPHSPIYKFLINKWTNQIIYTSDNYRTVTYCDLNGKVIKTEKNMSSNGIPNIYLNSHFISEDQLLSYDQYRNIDSTSKYFTSYTRSLLRFGNPIHAIGMPYSQQYAKIDILSTTVGPLTTFGNDTVFLFAKPYSYDLYFVSPHCIKQVYKLVFPQASSLPADFLTNSEYDFKRIDFIQKNPEMIFALNNCYLLGNNLLFEASSYKARQDDNILYNLESGNVIAIKHILPDSLSYNLPIIDLVSANFENIGFAYCDGSYIYTSLSSLCLFQTRDANGINQKTMPEILQSYFKKGTSKDNPVIVQLKLKANL, from the coding sequence ATGAAACTTAAATGTTATACTACTTTATTGCTGCTTTTTCTAATAAATGGAACTGGGTTCGCCCAAGATATTGTGCCTACAGACACAACTAAAGTTTCAATTCTCCGCATCGATCCATCTAATGCTATGGGCGGAAATGTTTCAGATGTTTTCTCATTGGTGAATTATATTCCTTTGGAAACAACTTCAGAAAGCATCTTTGGAAATATCAGCCAACTTGAAATATTGAACGGTTATTACATTATCCTGGATTATGATAAAAATGCTATATTCATTTTTACCCTGAATGGAAAATACCATTCAAAAATTCAAGGAAAACCTCATTCACCGATTTATAAGTTTCTCATCAATAAGTGGACAAATCAAATAATTTATACCTCTGACAATTACCGGACAGTAACCTATTGTGACCTCAATGGAAAAGTAATAAAGACAGAGAAGAATATGTCCTCAAACGGTATTCCAAACATTTATCTGAATTCGCACTTTATTTCTGAAGATCAGCTTTTAAGTTACGATCAGTATAGGAATATTGACTCTACATCTAAATATTTTACAAGCTACACTAGATCACTCTTAAGATTCGGAAATCCCATTCATGCAATTGGAATGCCGTATAGCCAGCAGTATGCCAAAATTGATATATTGAGTACGACAGTGGGACCGCTTACTACGTTTGGTAACGATACAGTTTTTTTATTCGCTAAACCATATAGCTATGATCTTTATTTCGTTTCACCTCATTGTATCAAACAAGTATACAAGTTAGTGTTCCCTCAAGCATCCTCGTTGCCTGCAGACTTCTTGACAAACAGCGAATACGACTTTAAGAGGATTGACTTTATACAAAAGAATCCTGAAATGATTTTTGCCCTTAATAATTGTTATCTATTGGGAAATAATCTACTATTTGAGGCCAGCAGCTACAAAGCCAGGCAAGATGATAACATTTTGTATAATCTTGAATCTGGTAACGTTATTGCAATCAAGCATATCTTACCTGATTCATTATCGTATAATTTGCCGATTATAGACCTTGTAAGTGCCAATTTTGAGAATATAGGATTTGCCTATTGCGATGGTAGTTACATCTATACCAGTTTATCATCTTTATGCCTTTTTCAGACTAGAGATGCAAATGGTATCAACCAAAAGACAATGCCGGAAATACTTCAGAGCTACTTCAAAAAGGGAACTTCAAAAGATAATCCAGTTATTGTACAATTGAAACTGAAAGCAAATCTCTAG
- a CDS encoding APC family permease, with amino-acid sequence MSINQNETNSFKPSLSLLDATMIVAGSMIGSGIFLVSGDIARNLGSAGWLTLMWVLAGVVTLIAALSYGELSGMFPKAGGQYVYLREAYNPFIAFLFGWTQFGVIQTGTIAAVAVAFAKYTAFLIPAVGADNILLSVAGVNISAAQLLAIASIVVLTYINTRGVQGGKVIQTVFTLAKLLSLFGLIIFGLLLGARKSVWDANWVNAWVPQTIASKDAMPKPLDHPILLGGMALLGAIAVSMKGSLFSSDAWNNVTFIAGEIKNPQKNIGRSLFLGTFIVTIIYVSANLMYLAVIPFHDIAFTEADRIGVVAATNSFGSIGAIIIAVMIMVSTFGCNNGLILSGARIYYGMSQDGLFFKKAGTLNKNSVPAWGLWIQCFWASFLCLTGRYGDLLSMVIFGVLIFYILTIAGIFVLRRTRPEIPRSYKAFGYPVLPAIYILVALVLALLLLKEEANYTVPGLGIILLGIPLYYVAKRSA; translated from the coding sequence ATGAGTATCAACCAAAATGAGACAAACTCCTTCAAACCCTCTCTCAGCCTGCTGGACGCCACGATGATCGTGGCCGGGTCCATGATCGGCTCGGGTATTTTCCTGGTATCGGGCGATATTGCCCGCAATCTTGGGTCGGCCGGGTGGCTTACCCTCATGTGGGTGCTGGCCGGCGTGGTGACGCTGATAGCAGCCCTTAGTTACGGGGAGCTGTCTGGCATGTTTCCCAAAGCCGGGGGCCAGTATGTGTACCTGCGGGAAGCCTATAACCCGTTCATTGCTTTCCTTTTTGGGTGGACACAGTTTGGCGTGATCCAGACAGGTACCATCGCCGCCGTGGCTGTGGCTTTTGCCAAGTACACCGCTTTCCTGATACCGGCGGTGGGGGCGGACAATATCCTGCTTTCCGTAGCGGGCGTAAACATTTCCGCCGCCCAGCTACTGGCCATTGCTTCCATCGTGGTGCTGACGTATATCAATACCCGGGGGGTACAGGGCGGTAAGGTGATCCAGACTGTATTTACACTGGCCAAGCTGCTGTCGCTCTTTGGGCTGATCATTTTCGGGTTGCTGCTGGGCGCCAGGAAAAGCGTTTGGGATGCCAACTGGGTAAATGCCTGGGTACCCCAGACCATTGCCTCCAAGGATGCCATGCCCAAGCCGCTGGACCATCCTATCCTGCTGGGAGGTATGGCCCTGCTGGGAGCTATCGCCGTGTCGATGAAAGGCTCCCTTTTCTCCAGCGATGCCTGGAATAACGTGACCTTCATCGCCGGGGAGATCAAAAATCCCCAGAAGAACATTGGCCGCTCTTTATTCCTGGGTACTTTTATCGTGACCATCATTTACGTGAGTGCAAACCTCATGTACCTGGCTGTGATCCCTTTTCATGATATTGCCTTTACGGAGGCGGACCGCATAGGCGTGGTGGCGGCTACCAACAGTTTTGGGAGCATAGGCGCCATCATTATTGCCGTGATGATCATGGTATCTACGTTCGGGTGTAACAATGGGCTGATCCTTTCCGGCGCCCGCATTTACTATGGGATGTCGCAGGATGGGTTGTTCTTTAAGAAGGCCGGTACGCTGAACAAGAACAGTGTGCCCGCCTGGGGCCTGTGGATCCAGTGCTTCTGGGCCAGCTTCCTCTGCCTCACGGGCCGTTACGGAGACCTGTTGTCCATGGTGATCTTCGGGGTATTGATCTTTTACATCCTCACCATTGCGGGCATTTTTGTGCTGCGCCGCACGCGGCCGGAGATCCCGCGCTCTTACAAGGCCTTTGGTTATCCTGTACTGCCGGCCATCTACATCCTGGTGGCCCTGGTCCTGGCCTTACTGCTGCTAAAGGAGGAGGCCAACTATACGGTGCCGGGCCTGGGCATTATCCTGCTGGGCATTCCCCTGTATTATGTAGCTAAACGAAGCGCTTAA